CTCGACGGCGACCCGCGCGCCGGTCGCGGCGGCACGCAGCGCGAGCACCTGAGCGGTCCACAGACCGCCGATGAGCAGCACGTCGTACGGCGTCGGACGGTTCACGCCCAGCACGGCCGGGTGGCCCTCGCCGGTGACGCCGACGACGACGCCGTCGTCACCGATGGGCAGGGCCAGCGTGTCGAACTCGTCGACGGACAGCGTGTGCCGCGGATGCCGGGGGCCGAGCAGTCCGAAGCCGGTGCGCAGCCGCTCCGCGAGCCCGGCGGGCCGTGTGCCGTCGGAGCCCGCGGCGGGGCTGCCCGCGCCGGGGGTGCGCGGGTGGGCGGCCGGGGTGGGCACGGCGGCCATCAGCGGGCACCTCCGAGCGGCAGGGTGGCCAGGACTCCGGGCAGCTGCTCCCGGTCCAGACGGGCGAGCCCGGTCCGCGCCTGCCGGGCCACGCGCTCCAGTTCCCGGCGGGACGCGGCCAGCTCGGTGCTGCTCCGACCGGTCACACGCACGTGCCCGGTGAGCGAGACCTCCCGCTGCCCGCCGCGCGCCAGCGTCAGACTGAGCGTCGTCGCCAGCGCGGGCACCGCGGTCAACTGGGCCACCAGCTCCGGCAGTCCGGGGCCGGAACCGCCGAGCGGGGGCCAGCGGCGCACCCAGTACGTGGTGTGCCTGCGGTTGTCGCAGCGCCAGCTGCGGCTGGTCTCCTCGGTCCGCCGCCGGGGCGTCTCGCTCTGCCCGGCCTGGGCGGTCACCATCGGGTTGGCGCAGGCGGAGGTGGCGATGGCGGACGTCACCTCGTCCTCGGTGAGCACGGTCACCCGGAACCCGGCGCCGGTCAGCCGGCTCGCCAGGTGCTCCGCCGAGCGGACCAGGCACTTCTGGGCGCCGACGAGTCCGCCGCCGCGGGCCGCCACCGCCTCCGGGCACAGCTCCGGGTCCAGCTTCAGCGCGATCCACATGATGCGGACCGCGGGGGAGGCGCTCTGCGCCTGGAGCTGTGTGTAGTTGGTCACCACGACCGACTGCTGGGGCAGGTGCGGCGCGGGCGCGGGCTGGGTGTGCAGCACGATCTGTGCGGATTCCAAGCGGATTCCGTCGACGTCCAGCGCGTCCCGCACCAGGGCGAGCGGCAGCGGCCGGCGGCTGCGCTCGGCGCGCAGGGCGCCGAAGTCCGCCTCCACCTGGAGGACCGCGGTGAGGAAGCCGCCGTCACCGACCATGCCCACCGGGCGCCGGTCACGGTCGTTGCCGCGGCTGTAGCTGTACGTCCGCAGGCTCGGGTCGCACTCGACGGCGGGGGCGAGACCGGAGTCGGTGCCCGCCGGCACGGGCGTGCCGGCGGCCTTGCGGCGGCGTGCGCGCAGCGCCTGCACACCGG
Above is a genomic segment from Streptomyces glaucescens containing:
- the eccE gene encoding type VII secretion protein EccE translates to MASAPRTRSRSQSRSRPGRSGGAGPSGSRGPSAPAGAVTPHLRARSGRGGSFAVQRLVLLELAAALVVCGWVIGTYALIPAAVVAVVLVVLALVRRRGRSLPEWLAGVQALRARRRKAAGTPVPAGTDSGLAPAVECDPSLRTYSYSRGNDRDRRPVGMVGDGGFLTAVLQVEADFGALRAERSRRPLPLALVRDALDVDGIRLESAQIVLHTQPAPAPHLPQQSVVVTNYTQLQAQSASPAVRIMWIALKLDPELCPEAVAARGGGLVGAQKCLVRSAEHLASRLTGAGFRVTVLTEDEVTSAIATSACANPMVTAQAGQSETPRRRTEETSRSWRCDNRRHTTYWVRRWPPLGGSGPGLPELVAQLTAVPALATTLSLTLARGGQREVSLTGHVRVTGRSSTELAASRRELERVARQARTGLARLDREQLPGVLATLPLGGAR